The segment CTAAAGCCATCGCCGACAGTGGTATTCACAAGGCGGTGGCGGTTGACCCCTGGGAAGCTCTCCATCTGGCTGAGTCGGGAATCCCTTTGGGAAATGTGGGTCATTTGGTACAGATTCCCTCTTCCATGGTGGCATCGATCCTCGATCACCGTCCGGAAGTGATCACTGTATTCAGCACAGAGAAGGCCCGTGAAATCTCCGAAGCAGCTCGTACCCGCCACCGTCGGCAGGATATTATGCTGAAGGTGCTGGGAAAGGAAGATATGGTTTACCCTGGACAATGGGGAGGATTTCGGGAGGAAAATCTGGCTGAGGCAGTCCAGACAATCAAAGGGTTGCCCGGAGTTAGAATTGCCGGGGTTACCGCCTTTCCCTGTCTGCTATATGACGGAGAGGACATTGTACCTACTTCCAATTTTCACACTCTTATTCGCTGTGCCCGTCTGTTGGAAGATATCCTGGACCGACCTTTGGACCAAATCAACGCTCCCAGCGCCACTTGTTGTGCCAGTATTCCTCTCCTGAAGTCCTTGGGAGCCACTCATGGTGAACCGGGACATGCTTTAACGGGTACGACACCTCTTCATCAACATGCCGGCCAGCCCGAGCTTCCGGCGATGGTCTACATCAGTGAAATTTCCCACCGGGATCATGAAGTCGCCTACGCATATGGAGGGGGATATTACCGTCGCTCCCAGATCCAGCAGGCCATGATTGGACGTTCTCTGGACGAAATGATGAACCGCCGGGTCAGCCTGAGGAAACTGGAACCGGAAGCCATCGACTACACCCTGGAGCTGGAAGTGGGTAAAATGCCGGTTGAAGCAGGGGAAACCGTCTTACTCGCATTTCGTACCCAAATCTTCGTCACCCGCAGCGAAGTAGCCGTCGTATCGGGG is part of the Kroppenstedtia pulmonis genome and harbors:
- a CDS encoding YhfX family PLP-dependent enzyme, whose translation is MFLSATISQNPRLAEYAVYLHQKGQIRPNTYVLDLDVIRDNAAKLAEKAQKHGLNLYMMTKQIGRNPEAAKAIADSGIHKAVAVDPWEALHLAESGIPLGNVGHLVQIPSSMVASILDHRPEVITVFSTEKAREISEAARTRHRRQDIMLKVLGKEDMVYPGQWGGFREENLAEAVQTIKGLPGVRIAGVTAFPCLLYDGEDIVPTSNFHTLIRCARLLEDILDRPLDQINAPSATCCASIPLLKSLGATHGEPGHALTGTTPLHQHAGQPELPAMVYISEISHRDHEVAYAYGGGYYRRSQIQQAMIGRSLDEMMNRRVSLRKLEPEAIDYTLELEVGKMPVEAGETVLLAFRTQIFVTRSEVAVVSGLQTGSPQLTGIYDSLGKQLS